A stretch of the Gemmatimonadaceae bacterium genome encodes the following:
- a CDS encoding carbon-nitrogen hydrolase family protein: MNSSSAPVRVAVVQAEVSPTLAEGLARTTALARDAASGGAALVVFPETWLPGYPAWLDVCRDAALWNHAPTKAVFGRMAAESVDVAGDSGAALARIAAECGITLVVGVVERIAEGPARGTLFNSLLTYGPTGQLLNHHRKLMPTYTERLVWGAGDAAGLQAVDTPAGRVGGLVCWEHWMPLARQALHESGEDLHVAAWPTVHEMHQVASRQYAFEGRCFVLAAGSLMRASSLPAELSPHADRVTSPDQWVLRGGSAIIGPDGAYLAAPVYDEPVILFADADLSRVREESMTLDVAGHYSRPDCLELRVTRVRR, encoded by the coding sequence ATGAATTCGTCGAGCGCTCCCGTGCGCGTGGCCGTCGTGCAAGCCGAGGTCTCGCCCACCCTGGCCGAGGGCCTCGCGCGCACGACGGCGCTGGCGCGCGACGCCGCGTCCGGCGGCGCCGCGCTCGTCGTCTTTCCCGAGACCTGGTTGCCGGGGTACCCGGCGTGGCTGGATGTGTGCCGCGATGCCGCGTTGTGGAACCACGCGCCCACCAAGGCCGTGTTCGGCCGTATGGCGGCCGAGAGCGTTGACGTCGCGGGCGACAGCGGCGCGGCGCTGGCGCGCATCGCGGCCGAGTGCGGCATCACCCTCGTGGTCGGCGTCGTCGAGCGCATCGCGGAAGGGCCGGCGCGCGGCACGCTCTTCAACTCGCTGCTGACGTATGGGCCGACGGGCCAGTTGCTGAACCATCACCGCAAGCTGATGCCGACGTATACCGAGCGGCTCGTGTGGGGGGCGGGCGACGCCGCCGGCCTGCAAGCGGTGGACACGCCGGCCGGTCGCGTGGGCGGACTCGTCTGCTGGGAGCACTGGATGCCGCTCGCCCGGCAGGCGCTCCATGAGTCGGGCGAGGACCTGCACGTTGCCGCGTGGCCGACCGTGCACGAGATGCATCAGGTGGCGAGCCGGCAGTACGCGTTCGAAGGACGCTGCTTCGTGCTGGCCGCCGGGTCGTTGATGCGCGCCAGCAGCCTGCCGGCAGAACTCTCGCCGCACGCCGACCGCGTCACGTCGCCCGACCAGTGGGTACTGCGTGGCGGCAGCGCCATCATCGGGCCCGACGGCGCGTATCTCGCCGCACCGGTGTACGATGAACCCGTCATCCTCTTTGCCGACGCCGACCTGAGCCGCGTGCGCGAGGAGTCGATGACCCTCGACGTGGCGGGCCACTACAGCCGGCCCGATTGTCTCGAGCTGCGCGTGACGCGCGTGCGCCGGTGA
- a CDS encoding LOG family protein, whose protein sequence is MTARRPANWACAVFCASRTPRSALLRRSASAFGAALAAHQVDVLYGAVESGVMDLVARAASDAGGRVIGYTTRLFHGKGLTPAGLTRLHVAPSLSARKAAILKHADFAAVLPGGVGTLDELFEALALIETGALALPVGVLNAGRYYAPVLRQLEMGERAGLVNPATRAALIVEARPQALVERLLVAAQAKRDGTSRRAFGVT, encoded by the coding sequence GTGACGGCGCGCCGCCCGGCCAACTGGGCGTGCGCCGTCTTCTGCGCGAGTCGCACGCCCAGGTCCGCCCTGCTCCGCCGGAGCGCCAGCGCGTTTGGCGCAGCGCTCGCCGCGCACCAGGTTGACGTGCTGTATGGCGCCGTCGAGAGCGGCGTGATGGACCTCGTGGCGCGCGCCGCGAGCGACGCGGGTGGACGAGTGATTGGATACACGACGCGCCTCTTCCACGGCAAGGGCCTCACGCCGGCGGGGCTGACGCGCCTGCACGTGGCCCCGTCGCTGAGCGCGCGCAAGGCCGCCATCCTGAAGCACGCCGACTTCGCGGCGGTGCTCCCGGGCGGTGTGGGAACGCTCGACGAACTGTTCGAGGCGCTCGCCCTCATCGAGACGGGCGCGCTGGCGCTCCCCGTTGGCGTGCTGAACGCCGGGCGCTACTACGCGCCCGTGCTTCGCCAGCTCGAGATGGGCGAGCGCGCCGGACTCGTGAACCCCGCCACGCGAGCGGCGTTGATCGTCGAGGCTCGGCCGCAGGCGCTCGTAGAACGCCTGCTCGTCGCCGCGCAGGCCAAGCGCGACGGCACGTCGCGCCGGGCATTCGGCGTCACTTGA